A window of Hevea brasiliensis isolate MT/VB/25A 57/8 chromosome 14, ASM3005281v1, whole genome shotgun sequence contains these coding sequences:
- the LOC131172478 gene encoding uncharacterized protein LOC131172478: MANGNYSSPQSQPPLPVHLCFFLLILLMLIGFSWYMNYEPVLESMFDQVKLVLMVSPLLLLLVVHWFSNNESRRLSYFIPLPEKDSLHRAGGTPWGVGFLLVFLLFMISYQSSFQERWFPLLSR, translated from the coding sequence ATGGCAAATGGTAATTATTCATCCCCACAGTCTCAGCCTCCTTTGCCTGTGCACCTTTGCTTCTTCCTTCTGATACTGCTCATGCTGATAGGTTTCTCGTGGTACATGAACTACGAACCAGTGCTAGAGAGCATGTTCGATCAAGTGAAGCTGGTTCTCATGGTGTCTCCACTGCTACTTCTGCTAGTAGTTCACTGGTTTTCCAATAATGAAAGCAGAAGGCTTTCCTACTTCATTCCTTTGCCAGAGAAAGACTCTCTTCACAGGGCTGGAGGAACTCCTTGGGGAGTTGGGTTTCTGCTCGTTTTTCTCTTGTTCATGATTTCTTACCAGTCTTCTTTCCAAGAACGCTGGTTTCCACTTTTAAGCAGATGA